The stretch of DNA GAGCCGGTCACCGATCCAGAGGAACTCGCTGCCGCCATCGTCCAGACACAACGTATCTTCCTGGGTCAAGCCGTTCTCGACTATCTCGTCGCACTCGTGCGACAGACACGGCAGCGCGAGGATGTCCAGCTCGGCGCGAGTCCGCGCGCGACACTCGCGCTCGCCCGCAGCGCGCAGGCAGCTGCTCTCCTCGCTGGTCGTTCCTACGTCATTCCGGACGATGTGCGAGCTGTCGCCGTACCAGTGCTCGCGCACCGCATCCGCTTGACCGCACGCGCCGAACTCCACGGTCTCACGGCTGAATCCGTCGTGCGAGCAGTCCTGGAAGAGGTTCCGGTTCCGGTGGAGGAAGTTGTCGAAGGAGCGTGACCGTGGAAAGCGCACCGACCGTCGTGCCGGTCGAACGCGAGGAACTTCTGCCCGCTGGCATCCTCGCCTCAGTCGTCCTCGGTGGTGCAGCCGTCGCGTTGGGGCGGCCGATTCTGGCTCTCGTCGCCTTCGCCGTGACCATCGTGCTCGGTCTGGGGCTGCTCTGGCTGCGCTTCGGCTTTTACCGGGTCCGTTATTGGCGTCAGCTCCAGCCGGACCATGTCTTTCCCGGGGAACCAGTCACGCTGAGCCTCGTCCTGGAGAATGCCAAACCGCTCCCCCTTCCCTGGGTCGAGGTCGTCGAGGAACTGCCAGCCGCACTCGTCATCGAAGGTCAGCAACTCGAGCCCTCGCCCAAGCCGGAGCGCAAGGTGCTGCGGACGCTTCTCTCGGTCGGGATCGCGGAGCGCGTGCAGCGACGCTATCCGGCACGCGCGAGGCGACGTGGCTTCTATCGCCTCGGGCCGACCCGCCTGACGACCGGCGATCCTTTCGGCTTGGCTCGCGCTCGTTTGGAGATCGAACCCGGCGGGACTCTCCTCGTCTACCCGGAGATCCGACCGCTGGAATCGTTCGGTCTCCCAGCCGAGCATCCGCTCGGTGACGCGACCCCCTTGCGCCCGTTACTCGAGGATCCACTACGCATCCAGGGTGCTCGTCCCTACCAGCCTGGCGACTCTCCGCGGCAGATCCACTGGCGTGCCACTGCTTGTCTCGGGGAACTACAGACGCGCTTGCTGGAGCGCTCCGCTGCACCCGTCCTGGCACTTTTTCTGGACGTGAATACCTTCGAGCATTTCTGGGAAGGAATTCGTCCTGGAGAACTCGAGTGGGCGATTTCACTCACCGCCTCCCTGGCCTCTTGGGGCATCGAGCAGGGCTATCAAGTCGGGCTCTGGGTCAATGCGCCCCTCGTCGGTGGTGAACGGTTCATCCGTATCCGGCCAGGGCGTCATCCGCACCAGCTCCGGCGTCTGCTCGAGGCGCTGGCCATGCTCGTCCCGCATACCGGTCATCGCATCGAGCAGCTTCTCAGCGCTGAAGCGCGACTGCTCAGCGGCGGCGTCACGATCGTGCTGGTCACTGCGCTCGTCACGGAGAATCTGCGCCGGACGCTGCTCGCTCTCCGACAACAGGGTTACGGCATCGCGCTGATCGCCGTCGGGACCTCGGCCGGCCTCCTCCCGCGGCGAGGACTCGCCATCTTCGAGCTGGAGGGAGAACGTGCTCCGGCGGCCTGATCCGCTCACCATCGCACTGGCCGCGAGCGCGCTCGCCGCAGAGGCACTGGCTGTGACACCACTCGTCGCCTGGCTGGCCGTCCTCTCCGGTGCCGATCCGATCGCGGTACCGGGTTGGCTTTCGCTCGCTACCACAGGCCTGGTCGGCTACGGGCTCGCTCGCCTCGTGTTGACCCGAACCCAGGACCCCGCGTGGAGCAGGTTCCTGGCTTCCGGGTGCTGGTTGCTCTGGACGCTCGGGTGGTGGGCGTTGCGCGAACGATCGCTCGAGGCAATTCCCGGCTTTTTCGCTGCCCTGGTCAGTCTCGATGCACCGGCGGTCGGATTGGCGATCCTCAGCGCGCTGGCCTGGTGGCGCGCGCTCGGCCTGGCGAGTGACCCGCACCCGTTTCAGGGTTCCTACTTGCGGTGGGCGATTATGCGTGATCTCCTGTTCGTCGGCGGCACAACGGTTCTCGCAGCAGCGAGCGGCGGTGCCGCCGCGCAAGTAGTCTGGCACCGACTCGAGTTCGGTGCTCCCCTGCTCCTCGTCGTCAGGCTCCTCACCGCTGTCTTGGTGCAAGCGGAGGCCGTACGCCTCGCTTATCCTGCGGCGATCAGCTCGACCCGCTGGGTAACCTGGTCAGCGGTCCTCGCCCTCGGCATCGTCTGCCTCTCTGCACTGGCCAGTCTGGTGGCTGGTCCGACCCTGTGGCCGCACCTGGTGCGTCCCGTCACCTGGCTCCTCACGCTCATCGTCGCCGTCCTGGTGACGCTGGCCGTTCTCCTCGCCGTCCTCATCTGGACCGCGTTGCGTTTGCTCGTCTGGATGCTCCGGGCCATCGCCGGCCAGCACGAACCAGGTCCGCCGCCCGCGCTTCCGGTGCTGCCCGATCTCCTCCGTCCTCGGGACACTCTCGCGCACCTCGCCGTGCCGACCTGGCTCGAGCGAGGGCTGGTGGCACTCACCGGCCTGCTCCTCGCGCTCGGCTTGCTCGTGCTCATCGCGCGCGCCTTCCGGCGCATCCGATCGCGGCCGATCGCCACGAGCGCGAGCGAGCTCCGCGAACGCGTCTCTCTCGCAAGCATTCGCGACATTCTCCCCGCTTTCCGCTGGTCGGGATCGGCACCCCGTCTCCGCCGCAGTCCCGGCCTACCCCACGATGTCCGCAGCGCGTATCGCGCCGCGCTCGTTCTATTGGCGGCGCGCGGCTTCGTTCGCCGAGCCAGCGAGACCCCGCTGGAACTCGCTCATCGCGTCACGAGTGTCTGGCCCCAACTCGCCCAGCCGCTCCAGGATCTGACCGCCCGCTACCTCGTCGCTCGCTACGCGGAGCATGAGGATCCGCACGACCGCGCAGCAGCGCTCGACGATTGGCGAGAACTCGCGCGTCGGCTCGCTGAGGAGCCGTGAACCGTCAGATGTGCCCCAGTGCCTGTTCCAGGTCCTGCCAGAGTTCCTCCGGGTGTTCCAGTCCGACCGAGAGCCGCAGGAGCCCATCGCTGATCCCCAGTCGCTCACGCTCGCTCACGGGCAGCGAACGGTGCGAGGTGGTCGCCGGGTGCACGAGTGTCGTCACGGCACCACCCAGCGTTTCAGCGAAGCGCACCAAGCGGAGAGCACGCACGAATCGCCGCACCGCCGGCTCTCCACCAGCGAACTCGAAAGCGACCACGGCCCCAAAGCCGTCACGCAACAGTCGTTCAGCCAGCCGGTGTTCCGGATGACCCGGCAGGCCCGGATAGAGCACCGCCTGCACCATCGGATGAGCGGCCAGGCGTTCCGCCAGGAGGAGCGCGCTCTGACTGCTCTGTGCTGCCCGCAGGGGCAGCGTGACCAGACCACGCTGGATCAACCAGCTGTCGAACGCTCCACCTCGCCCACCGAAGCGCACCACCTGTCCTCGGATCGTCTCGACCACGGCCGCTGGTCCGGCAACGACGCCGCCACTCGCATCGTGATGCCCACCGATCAACTTGGTGGTGGAATGCACGACCAGCACCGCTCCCCAGGACAACGGCCGGCAATGCACCGGCGTCGCGAACGTGTTGTCCACGACCATCAGTGCCCCGGCAGCTCGGGCGAGCGCCGCCAGTCTCGGAAGATTGCGCACCCGGAGGGTCGGGTTGGTCAGCGTGTCCACCCACAGCAGTCGAGCCGGACGCTCCAGTGCACCTGCCACCGCCTCGAGATCACCACAATCGACGAAGTCGACGATCACCCCAAAGCGCGCGAGGTCTCGCTCCAAGAGCAGTCTCGTACCGCGATAGACGTGCGTGTCGGCGACTACTCGCTCGCCGGGTATGGTGAGCGCGAAGAGCGTGGCGGCGATCGCGCTCATGCCGCTCGCGGTGACGACCGCGTCTTCGGCCCCTTCCAGGCTCGCCAGTGCCAGCTCGAGCTGCCGGTGGTTCGGCAACCCGTAGCGGGCATAGATGAACCCCGGCTCCTCACCGCGGGCGATCTCGTCCATCGCCTCCATATCCGGATAGGCAAAAGCGCTCGTCTGCCAGATCGGTGGAGCGAGCGGTACTGTTCGGCTCTCCAGCTGGTGCAGTCCTGCCTGCGTGCAGATCGTTTCTGGCCTGGTCGCCGGTTTCTGCTCGGGCATCGCCGGACTCCTCTCGCTCTCGTTTCCGACCACCCGAGCGCAGCATACTTCCGCTCGAAGAGTGGACGTGACACGGAAAGCGAGGGAACGCGATGAGCCGCCTGGGGTACTCAGCTAGTTTCGAGCAGTTCCACCCCTCCGATCTCCTGCGCTGGTGCCAACTCGCTGAACAAGAGGGGTTCGATAGCGTGCTCGCTGCCGACCACTTCCACCCCTGGACACCCGAGCAAGGCCAGAGTGGCTTCGTCTGGGCTTGGCTCGGTGCGCTCGGTGCGACGACACGTCTCCGCTTCGGCACCGGTGTCACGCCGCCGATCGGCTTCCGGTACCACCCGGCGATCGTCGCGCAGGCTGCGGCCACGCTCGAGGCGATGTTTCCGGGGCGCTTCTGGCTCGGGATCGGGGCCGGCGAAGCGCTCAACGAGCACATCGTCGGCCGCTACTGGCCGGAACCGGCTGAGCGGATTCGCATGTTGATCGAGGCCATCGAGGTCATCCAAAAACTGTTCACTGGAAAAGTCATTCGGCACGAGGGAGTCTATTTCAAAGTCGAAAGCGCCAAACTCTACACGATGCCGGACGTCCCACCACCGATCATCGTGGGTACCGCTGGACCCTACATGGCCAAAAAGACTGGCCAACTCTGCGACGGTCTCCTGACTCCCGGAGCGAATGACGAGAAGCTCCGCCTCCTCCTGAGTCGCTTCGAGGAAGGAGCGCGCGCTGCCGGCAAGGATCCCAGGCGCATGCCTCGCATGATCCAAGTCCACGTCTCCTGGGCCGAGACCGATGAGCAGGCGATCGAAAATGCCCTCCGCGAATGGCCCAATGGCGGCATGGCCTTCCCCAAGGGGGACATTCGCAACCCCGAAGACTTCCAGGCGATGGCTCGGTTGGTCCGACCGGAACATTTCCAGGGCCGCGTCCTCATGACGTCCGACCTGGACCGCCACGGCGAGTTCCTGCAACATCTCATCGATCTCGGGTTCACCGAGATCTACGTGCACAATGTGGGACGCAACCAGGAGGAATTCATCCGCGCCTATGGGCGAGCAGTCATCCCCCACTTGCGCTGGCCAGCGGATGCCCCGGTCGCCCAGGCGATGAGTCCGTCTGCGTCTCGAGCAGGCCAGTAAAGGGACAGTCGACGCGGCCGGCCTCTCCCGGACGAGTGGGCTGTTCACCTGTCCGTCCCCGGCGAGTGCCCGTGTGCCGCGCTGGAACCTGCCGGCCAGCCGACCTGGCGCCGGAGCGAGCGGACTGACCTGCCCCGGTCGTGGATGAGACTCGGCTGACGCGAGCTGATCGTCACAATGAGCGACCCCCGCCGGGTCTCACTCCCGCGGGGGTCGGCGACGACTGTCCGCGTGCCATCAGGCACCGCTCGGGCGGCGCTCCTCGGCAGCCTCGCTCCGCAGCGTGTGCTCGCCCGACCGACCGGCCTCCCTCTCCTGCTCGATCTCCTGGGGCAAAGGAGCCACTCGCGCCGTCGCCGGATAGACCACACGCACTGCGCGGATCACCGGCTGACCGTCCTGATTGAGAATCGTGTAACGGATCAGGGTGCGCATCGGTTCACCTCCTTTCCATCCGGCCTGGTGTGACCTGACCAGCTGCCCCCGGACCGACCGGGGGCGCGGAGGTGCCGTGCGCTCGAGGCGTACTGCGGCCTACTGCTCCGACCCGGACGGCCCGCGGGAGCCGGTACTGCGTTCTGGAGGCTGACTACGTTCCACGAACCGTACCCTCCACATCGGACCGACCTCGGCGTCGCATCACCTTGCAGACGCGACGCCCAACCTTCCACAGTATACGCATCCCAGCCTTTGCCGTCAACCAACGATTCTTCGGTCGTCGGGCGCGTCGAGTGTTCCGGCGGCTCTTCGAGGGGCCACGAATCTGGTCCGAGAGCCTGGCTCCCCAGCTAGACATCGAACGACCATCTCGTCCAACTTCGACTGGCCGCTCGCGCAGCAGCACCGCTGCCGCAGGCTCCAGCTCCCAGCCTCACCTGCCAGCGTCAAGCGCTCAGGTGGAAAACGGTGAGTGCGTCGAACCGACCCGATCGATTCAGTCCACCCGACCAGCGTGAGGCTCGCCCCACGTCTCGTTCCTCCGCACACCCACCTTGTCGGTCCGCCCCTCGCGTGCTAACCCGTTCTTGTACTCGGCACTGCACGCGTGCCACCCGGAGGTCGCCATGCCTGGCTCCGCTCGCCGTCATACCACTGTCGACCGTCTACCGCGAAGCTGGAAGCCGCGTCCACGCTGCTGGCGAGGGACAGTTTCGCGTCGATCTCTGGGCATCGAGGTGCACCCGATGCACGCGACGAGGTGACCATGGCTCGCTGGAGACAGGTCCTCCACTGGCTCAGCGGCTGGCGCGAACCGCGCCCTGGTCTCACGGTCACCGGGTCGGTCGTCCTGGAACCCGGCCACTACGATCTCCCCGACCCCGGAGACGGTGCGCTCCGCATCGCTGCGGACGATCTGGTGATCGACGGTCGCGGAGCGGTCCTCGATGGCCGAGGGCGCGGTGGCATCGGCATCCTGCTCCAGGGCCGCCGCCGAGTCGTGATCCGCCATCTGGCGGTACGCGGATACGACTGGGCGCTCCTCGCGCTCGACTGCGAGGAGATCGTCGTCGAGGATTGCAACTTTTCCCACAACGGTGCGAGCGAGGGGACCTTCCTCGACATCACGCGTCCAGACGAAGGCGCGGGCGGTGGGATCCGCTCGATTCGCTCCTCGAACACCCGGATCGCGCGGCTCGTCGCCCGCGAGCAGGATATCGGGATCGATGCGATCGCCTCGCACGGTCTCGTCGTCACCGACTGCGATCTCTCCCACAACCACGCGTGGGGTATCCGTCTCCACGGCTCCTCGTCGTGCCGGCTGGAGCGGAACCGCGCGCAATATGTCAACCGCTGCGGCGGGACTGGTTGCGATGCAGCGGGCATCTTGGTGACTGGCGGATCGCACCGCAATCTGATCGCCGGCAATGACCTACGCTGGTCGGGCGACGGCTTCTTCCTCGGCAACCAGTTCAGCCCGCCCTCCGACGAAAACCTCGTCGTCGGCAACGACGGCTCGTACTCGCCCAACAACGCCTTCGAGGCCACCTTTTCGCGCGGCAACGTGTTCCGGCGGAACCGAGCGTGCTGGAGCAACTTCGGCTTCTGGCTCGGCTTTTCCACCGATACCGTCCTCGAGGGCAATCTCATCACCGACAACCGGCTCGATGGCGTGCATTGGGAACATGGCGCCCGCGGTGTCCTGCGCGACAATTTGATCGCGCGCAATGGTCGCGACGGGGTCGCCTTCACGCTCGACCCTGCCAACCGCGACTTTCCCGACCGCTGCGTCTCGACCGGCCACGAGCTGCGCGACAACTGCTTCGCCGCCAACGGCCGAGCTGCCGTGTTCCTGCTCCATACCACGCGGACGCGCTTGGTCGGCAACCGCTACCGGGCCGAGCGGACACCGCTCCTTCTGGCCGGTGACACGCGCGAGAACGAGATCCAGGACGTGTTCACGACGACCTGAGCCTCGACCGGCTGCAAGAGAGCCGGGCGCTGCTCGCGACCGATCAGCTCGGCTCGCCGCTAGGCAGCGGCGGTCGCGCGCCGGCGGGCAGCTCTCCCCGCCGGTCCGGTGCGCAGTGCCTGCACGAACGCGACGAGCGTGACGACCAGCTGGCTCCACAGTCCCCAGGTGAACCAGAGCAACCAACTCCCGAGGTCGCTCCATCGACGAGGCAGCGCGACGGTCCCTTCCAACCAGTGCCAGGCGAAGAGGGTATCCAGCACGCCGCTCCACGTACCGGTACGGAGTGCGCTGACGAGTGCGACGCTGAACCAGGACAGCTGCTGGATCCAGAACGCGATCAGGGCCAGGCACCCCAATACCACCCAGGCCGCTGGAGCCTTCCAGCCTCGCCAGAGCGCAAGGCCTGCAAGAAACGGCGGTACACCGAGCGCGAGGAACCAGGCCGCGATGATCCGAAGTTCCGTGTCCCCCCCCCGTACTCGCCGTACCAGGTCGCGAGCGACCAGCCAGCCCAGCCCCACAGCCACGCCCCCCAGAGGCCGAGCACCAGCCCGCAAGTCCGTCGGATCGCCATCGTCATGCTGCACCTCGCCGTCTCGGTTCGGAGCGGATGTCGCATGTCGAGTATAGCTCGCGCGAACTCCTCGCGCCAGCCGAACGCTCGGTCGCTGGGCGGTGCGGCTGTCCGCCGGTATCCCAGCGCGAACGGTCGCGTGCGGGATCTGCCGTTTCGTTCACCGAGCTCGGTCGCTGGCTCAGCTCGCGCGTTCGCGAGCGGAGTCGGCCGGCGCACCGACGAGGAGTTCGGCGAGGTAGGCGAGCGCGGCCCCGGCCCGAGCCCGGAGGACGACTGCCGCTTCCCGGTCGAGCGGGGTCGGTTCGTCATTGACGATCGCGACGAATGCCCCCGCTCGCGCTGCACGGCGCGGCACATGAGCCGCCGGCACGACCTTGAGCGAGGTACCGATCACCAGCATGACCGGCGTCGCTTCGGCGAGCGCCAGCGCATGCTCGAGAATCCGGCGCGGCACCGGCTCGCCGAAGGAAACGGTGGCTTCTTTCACCAGGCCACCGCAGACGGGACAATCCGGGATCGTTCCAGGCGGACCAGGGTCGAACTCCTCGGCCGGCCAGAGCAGCTCGCACGACAGGCAGCGGATGGCATGCGCCGTCCCGTGCAGCTCGACTACCCGCTCCGGCGGACTGCCCGCCTTCTGGTGCAGCCCATCGATGTTCTGCGTCACGATGATCTCCAGATACCCCGCAGCCTGCAGGCGCGCCAGCGCCACGTGTCCCACATTGGGCCGCGCCCCGGCGAGGATCGGATAGCGTTGGCGTCGTCGATCCCAGTAACGGCGCCGCACCTCAGGGTCGTTCAGAAAATCGCGGTAGCGGGTCGGATTCTCGCGCGACCACAGCCCGTTCGGCCCGCGATAGTCCGGTATCCCGGACTCGGTGGAGATCCCCGCGCCAGTGAAGGCCATACCTGGCCCCCGCTGGTAGAGCGCATCCGCGATCGCCTCGACCAGCCGCCGCTGCTCCGCACTGAGCGCTCCGCCGTCCACCGCTGCTTCCCCCTCCGTTCCCAATCCTACCAAGCCCACGAGAGCCTGACGGGCTGCCCGTTTCACGTCGTCCCGTTCGCGTGTCCCAACCGCTGCTCCCGGGCGGCCCGCCTGCTCGACAACCGACTCGCGGTATCGACCGGCACCCGCCCACGCTATCCACGCCTCGCATCGGGAGCGAGCTCGTCAGCTCAGCCGCGATCGACGCCCTGCATGGGGAACTCAACCGAGCTGCCGGGACTCGACCGGTCGGTCCACTGCCCGCTCGCGCCGCGTCGATCGGTTGCCGCGGACGCCGCGGTGCGGGACAATCAGCGGGGAAGGGAGCCGAGCGTGTCTCAGTCTGCTTCGGTCGTCATCGTCGGCGGCGGGATCATCGGCTGCGCGATCGCTGCCGAGCTCGTTCAGCGTGGCTGGCGGAGCGTTCGCGTCCTCGAGCGTGCCACGGTCGGCGGCCAAGCCGTCATCGCCTACGCCGGACTGCTGGCTCTTCCCGGCAGCGGATCGACCGATGACCCCCTTTCCGAGCTCGGTGCCGCGAGCCTGGCTCGCTTCCCTGCGGTCGCTGCCGACC from Thermomicrobium roseum DSM 5159 encodes:
- a CDS encoding DUF58 domain-containing protein — encoded protein: MESAPTVVPVEREELLPAGILASVVLGGAAVALGRPILALVAFAVTIVLGLGLLWLRFGFYRVRYWRQLQPDHVFPGEPVTLSLVLENAKPLPLPWVEVVEELPAALVIEGQQLEPSPKPERKVLRTLLSVGIAERVQRRYPARARRRGFYRLGPTRLTTGDPFGLARARLEIEPGGTLLVYPEIRPLESFGLPAEHPLGDATPLRPLLEDPLRIQGARPYQPGDSPRQIHWRATACLGELQTRLLERSAAPVLALFLDVNTFEHFWEGIRPGELEWAISLTASLASWGIEQGYQVGLWVNAPLVGGERFIRIRPGRHPHQLRRLLEALAMLVPHTGHRIEQLLSAEARLLSGGVTIVLVTALVTENLRRTLLALRQQGYGIALIAVGTSAGLLPRRGLAIFELEGERAPAA
- a CDS encoding DUF4129 domain-containing protein translates to MLRRPDPLTIALAASALAAEALAVTPLVAWLAVLSGADPIAVPGWLSLATTGLVGYGLARLVLTRTQDPAWSRFLASGCWLLWTLGWWALRERSLEAIPGFFAALVSLDAPAVGLAILSALAWWRALGLASDPHPFQGSYLRWAIMRDLLFVGGTTVLAAASGGAAAQVVWHRLEFGAPLLLVVRLLTAVLVQAEAVRLAYPAAISSTRWVTWSAVLALGIVCLSALASLVAGPTLWPHLVRPVTWLLTLIVAVLVTLAVLLAVLIWTALRLLVWMLRAIAGQHEPGPPPALPVLPDLLRPRDTLAHLAVPTWLERGLVALTGLLLALGLLVLIARAFRRIRSRPIATSASELRERVSLASIRDILPAFRWSGSAPRLRRSPGLPHDVRSAYRAALVLLAARGFVRRASETPLELAHRVTSVWPQLAQPLQDLTARYLVARYAEHEDPHDRAAALDDWRELARRLAEEP
- a CDS encoding trans-sulfuration enzyme family protein encodes the protein MPEQKPATRPETICTQAGLHQLESRTVPLAPPIWQTSAFAYPDMEAMDEIARGEEPGFIYARYGLPNHRQLELALASLEGAEDAVVTASGMSAIAATLFALTIPGERVVADTHVYRGTRLLLERDLARFGVIVDFVDCGDLEAVAGALERPARLLWVDTLTNPTLRVRNLPRLAALARAAGALMVVDNTFATPVHCRPLSWGAVLVVHSTTKLIGGHHDASGGVVAGPAAVVETIRGQVVRFGGRGGAFDSWLIQRGLVTLPLRAAQSSQSALLLAERLAAHPMVQAVLYPGLPGHPEHRLAERLLRDGFGAVVAFEFAGGEPAVRRFVRALRLVRFAETLGGAVTTLVHPATTSHRSLPVSERERLGISDGLLRLSVGLEHPEELWQDLEQALGHI
- a CDS encoding TIGR03557 family F420-dependent LLM class oxidoreductase; amino-acid sequence: MSRLGYSASFEQFHPSDLLRWCQLAEQEGFDSVLAADHFHPWTPEQGQSGFVWAWLGALGATTRLRFGTGVTPPIGFRYHPAIVAQAAATLEAMFPGRFWLGIGAGEALNEHIVGRYWPEPAERIRMLIEAIEVIQKLFTGKVIRHEGVYFKVESAKLYTMPDVPPPIIVGTAGPYMAKKTGQLCDGLLTPGANDEKLRLLLSRFEEGARAAGKDPRRMPRMIQVHVSWAETDEQAIENALREWPNGGMAFPKGDIRNPEDFQAMARLVRPEHFQGRVLMTSDLDRHGEFLQHLIDLGFTEIYVHNVGRNQEEFIRAYGRAVIPHLRWPADAPVAQAMSPSASRAGQ
- a CDS encoding right-handed parallel beta-helix repeat-containing protein, which encodes MARWRQVLHWLSGWREPRPGLTVTGSVVLEPGHYDLPDPGDGALRIAADDLVIDGRGAVLDGRGRGGIGILLQGRRRVVIRHLAVRGYDWALLALDCEEIVVEDCNFSHNGASEGTFLDITRPDEGAGGGIRSIRSSNTRIARLVAREQDIGIDAIASHGLVVTDCDLSHNHAWGIRLHGSSSCRLERNRAQYVNRCGGTGCDAAGILVTGGSHRNLIAGNDLRWSGDGFFLGNQFSPPSDENLVVGNDGSYSPNNAFEATFSRGNVFRRNRACWSNFGFWLGFSTDTVLEGNLITDNRLDGVHWEHGARGVLRDNLIARNGRDGVAFTLDPANRDFPDRCVSTGHELRDNCFAANGRAAVFLLHTTRTRLVGNRYRAERTPLLLAGDTRENEIQDVFTTT
- a CDS encoding SIR2 family NAD-dependent protein deacylase, with protein sequence MKRAARQALVGLVGLGTEGEAAVDGGALSAEQRRLVEAIADALYQRGPGMAFTGAGISTESGIPDYRGPNGLWSRENPTRYRDFLNDPEVRRRYWDRRRQRYPILAGARPNVGHVALARLQAAGYLEIIVTQNIDGLHQKAGSPPERVVELHGTAHAIRCLSCELLWPAEEFDPGPPGTIPDCPVCGGLVKEATVSFGEPVPRRILEHALALAEATPVMLVIGTSLKVVPAAHVPRRAARAGAFVAIVNDEPTPLDREAAVVLRARAGAALAYLAELLVGAPADSARERAS